The Thermobifida halotolerans sequence GGTTGATCGGGTCATCCGCCGACCGGCGTTTCGGCGTGTCCGGGGTGGGGCGGGCGGAGGCAAGACTTTCCCGAGTAAGAACTGAACCGATTCATTTTCGGCCTCAACCTCTTGACCCTGAACCGGTTTAGTAGTCTCATTGAATTCCGGCGGCGCGACGAGGGCCGCCGAGAGAGCCGGGTGCGGCCCGGCACCGGGTTTACGCCCCCTCCCTCCTCCAGGCGCCTGGGCCGCACCCCCCCAAGTGGACACACTCGCTCACGTGTGGAGACGCCATGGCAGTGCGCATCGAACTGCGCGAGAACTGGACCCTGCGAGCCGAGGACCCCGACGAGGTCCCCGTGGCCATCGGCTCCTCGGGGATACCGGCGACCGTGCCGGGGTGCGTGCACACCGACCTCATGGCGGCGGATCTCATTCCCGACCCCTACAAGGGCCGCAACGAGACCGAACTCGGCTGGATCGGCCGCACCCGGTGGAGCTACACCACCGCCTTCGACGCCGCCGACCTGGCCGCGGCGGAGCGGGTGGACCTCGAATGCGAGGGGCTGGACACCGTGTCCTCGGTGTTCCTCAACGGGGACCCGGTCGGCCAGAGCCGCAACATGCACCGCTCCTACCGGTTCGACCTGCGTCCGGCACTGCGCCCGGACGGCAACGAACTGCGCGTCGAGTTCGCCTCCCCCTACGGCTACGCCGAGGCGCTGCGCGAGGAACTCGGCGACCGGCCCAACGCCTACCCCGAGCCGTTCCAGTTCATCCGCAAGATGGCCTGCAACTTCGGCTGGGACTGGGGCCCCACCCTGGTCACCTCGGGCATCTGGCGGCCGATCCGGGTGCACGCCTGGAACACCGCCCGCCTGGCCCAGGTGGTGCCGCAGGTCACCGTGGCCACCGCGCACGACGGCAGCGCGGAGGGCCGGGTCCTGGTCCGCGTCGAGGTCGAGCGCACCGAGGCCGGTGAGGACGCCGAACTGACCCTGCGCGCCGAGATCGCCGGCCAGGTCGGCGCGGTCGTGCTGCCGCCCGGCGTGTGCCGCACCGAAGTCGAGGTGACCGTCGCCGACCCCCGGCTGTGGTGGCCGCGCGGCTACGGCGACCAGCCGCTGTACGACCTGCGGGTCACGCTCGGCTCCGACGGCGCCGAACTGGACTCCTGGCAGCGCCGGGTCGGCTTCCGCACCGTCGAACTGGACACCGGCGTGGACGAGGGCGGACGCCGCTTCACCATCGTCGTCAACGGCGTCCCCGTGCTGGTCAAGGGAGCCAACTGGATTCCCGACGACTGCTTCGTCACCCGGGTGGGACGCGACCGCTACGCCGAGCGCATCGACCAGGCGATCGCGGCGAACATGAACCTGCTGCGGATCTGGGGCGGCGGCCGCTACGAGAGCGAGGAGTTCTACGAGCTCTGCGACGAGCGCGGGGTCCTCGTCTGGCAGGACTTCCTCTTCGCCTGCGCGGCCTACCCCGAGGAGTCGCCGCTGGCCGAGGAGGTCGAGGCCGAGGCGCGCGAGGCGGTGGTCCGGCTCGCCCCCTATCCCAGCCTGGTGCTGTGGAACGGCAACAACGAGAACATCTGGGGCTTTTGGGACTGGGACTGGCAGGAGCCGCTGGCCGGCCGCAGCTGGGGCGAGGGCTACTACCTGGACCTGCTGCCGCGCATCGTCGCCGAGATCGACCCCACCCGCCCCTACTGGCCGGGCAGCCCCTACTCCGGCTCGCCGGACGTCCACCCCAACGACCCCCGGCACGCCAACGTGCACATCTGGGACGTGTGGAACGAGGTGGACTACACCGTCTACCGCGACTACCGGCCCCGCTTCGTCTCCGAGTTCGGTTTCCAGGCCCCGCCCGCCTACGCCACGCTGCGCGCGGCCCTGCCCGGGGAGGAGCTGCGGCCGGACTCCCCCGGCATGCTGCACCACCAGAAGGCCATCGACGGCAACGGCAAGCTCGCCCGCGGCCTCGCACCGCACTTCGGCGACGCCGCCGACTTCGACGACTGGCACTACCTGACCCAGGTCAACCAGGCCAGGGCGATCACCCTGGGCATCGAGCACTTCCGCGCCCAGTGGCCCGACTGCACCGGAAGCATCGTCTGGCAGCTCAACGACTGCTGGCCGGTCACCTCGTGGGCGGCGGTGGACGGCGACGGCCGCCGCAAGCCCCTGTGGTACGCGCTCCGCGCGGTCTACGCCGACCGGCTGGCCACCGTGCAGCCCGACGGGGACGGCCTGGTCCTGGTGTTGGCCAACGACACCGGCCGGGAGTGGTCGGCCACCGCGCGCCTGGCCCGGCGCGCCCTCGACGGCACGGTGCTGGCCTCGACCGAGACGCCCTTCACCGTGCCCGCCCGCGGCGCGGTCAGGGTGCCGCTGCCCGAGGACGTGGCACGCGCCGGCGACGCCGCCGAGGAGCTGGTCACCGCCGACACCGGGGCGCGCAGGGCGTACTGGTTCTTCGCGGAGGACCGCGACATCGCCTACCCCAAGCCCGAGTACGACGTCCGCGTCACGCCCAGCGGCGACGACCTGCGCGTGACCGTGACGGCGCAGAGCCTGCTGCGTGATCTCACGCTGTTCGCCGACCGCCTCGACCCGGGGGCCGAGGCGGACGACATGCTGGTCACCCTGCTCCCCGGGGAGTCGCACACCTTCACGGTGCGCGGAGGAGCCCACCTCGACCCACAACTCGTGGTGGAACCGCCCGTGCTGCGCACCGTCAACGATGCGCTGCGCTCCGCCGAGCAGGACGGCGTTCCGGCCTGACCAGCGGCAGGCCGGTCTCGGAGGGGTGAGATAGC is a genomic window containing:
- a CDS encoding glycoside hydrolase family 2 protein; protein product: MAVRIELRENWTLRAEDPDEVPVAIGSSGIPATVPGCVHTDLMAADLIPDPYKGRNETELGWIGRTRWSYTTAFDAADLAAAERVDLECEGLDTVSSVFLNGDPVGQSRNMHRSYRFDLRPALRPDGNELRVEFASPYGYAEALREELGDRPNAYPEPFQFIRKMACNFGWDWGPTLVTSGIWRPIRVHAWNTARLAQVVPQVTVATAHDGSAEGRVLVRVEVERTEAGEDAELTLRAEIAGQVGAVVLPPGVCRTEVEVTVADPRLWWPRGYGDQPLYDLRVTLGSDGAELDSWQRRVGFRTVELDTGVDEGGRRFTIVVNGVPVLVKGANWIPDDCFVTRVGRDRYAERIDQAIAANMNLLRIWGGGRYESEEFYELCDERGVLVWQDFLFACAAYPEESPLAEEVEAEAREAVVRLAPYPSLVLWNGNNENIWGFWDWDWQEPLAGRSWGEGYYLDLLPRIVAEIDPTRPYWPGSPYSGSPDVHPNDPRHANVHIWDVWNEVDYTVYRDYRPRFVSEFGFQAPPAYATLRAALPGEELRPDSPGMLHHQKAIDGNGKLARGLAPHFGDAADFDDWHYLTQVNQARAITLGIEHFRAQWPDCTGSIVWQLNDCWPVTSWAAVDGDGRRKPLWYALRAVYADRLATVQPDGDGLVLVLANDTGREWSATARLARRALDGTVLASTETPFTVPARGAVRVPLPEDVARAGDAAEELVTADTGARRAYWFFAEDRDIAYPKPEYDVRVTPSGDDLRVTVTAQSLLRDLTLFADRLDPGAEADDMLVTLLPGESHTFTVRGGAHLDPQLVVEPPVLRTVNDALRSAEQDGVPA